The genomic segment TTACATTACCGACAAATGCGTCAAGATTATATCCCTTATTGATCACTAcggaatattttatcgatcaagagaaatattattattttattatgtttcacTTCTATACCACAGCTTGCATCCAGGGGCTTGTAATTATAGGGACAGGATCAATACTCGTTATGTATTGGGAACACATCGTTGGATTGTTCAAAATTGCCAGGTATGaacgtaaatataaagatacatataatgtatcatttttaaacaaatgctTAAATGAAACAATTTAAACTTAACCCGAGAAATGCAttcagttaataaatttttgcgtacAGTTATAACACATACATTATTTCTAGCTATCGTATTGAACGCGCAATGAACATTGACATGCTacgaaatattaatcaaaaccACACTTTGATATGCAAGGGTTTAATTTGTGCTGTAAACATTCATCTACAAGCTATGAAGTTTAGTATACACTCGATGTGCGTGAACTATATAcacgtttaatattaatttttttatttttaaagcttaaccaattattttctatctaaTTTTCAGACAATGATGTTCtgtttagtaatatttatagttgGCTTGGTCAGCTTTAATCTATTTCGAGTAAGTTTTCTACTTTTCTctcaaatttattgtttaaaactCTTTATATTGCGTTTTTAAAACAGAGGTTTTGCGTTGAAACGGTTGACCATTTGAGTTAtgcgattattaaaaataaacagttATATACATTTCCCTTCTTCGATTTTGGCGATCATTTAATCGATTAAGATCTGACATCTGGGATCTGTcttttgtttgatattttttgtacaatataaatcaAGTCACAAGTGTCAGAACAAATGCtaatagaagaaaaagtattttttaccGAGTTCTGAGATAGAGataaaaacaatatgattGAAAGGGTATCATACATTCTGTAGTAAATATTGAAATCTAAAGAatcttttaaacaaaattcaaaAGTATGTTTTTGATACTTTTCATTCCCCCCACCCCTCCCATAGAATGACGCCATAGtcctttaaatattatgctaGATATtggagatttttttatttttaaatttaataaaataaaaaagttacttGAAATTACTTAagaatacttaaatatttgataattatttactttaggAGAGGCAGCTccaatgaccttgaccttgacatgTGTTGTCCTGAGTAATGTTTACACAATACATTGTCATTTGTAATTTCACACAATACATTGTCTAATTTTaagatagtaaaatatataaaaataaaaatagataaaactaaaaataaatattaaaaagaaaacgctttttctaaactttacctctaaatttttgtaaattattacgtaatacAGTAATACATGATCCGAAAACATATTTAGTGAGCACATCATTATGAGAAGTGATCATCTTCTTtcttgtgtataaaaaaaataattttttattaaattattaaattatcttgaaaTCTTATTAGAGTATCTTAGATTTTTCAGATTGTATCGTCTAAAGAGAATATTGTGGACTTGCTGTACCCTTCAGTATGTGCAACTACCACCATCTTATATATCTTCATAGACAACTATTTGGGTGAATGTGTGACAAATAACAGTGATGACATATTTACTTCCGCGTAAGAAATGTATTTGCACAACACATGCACAAAGATATCAAACTGTAACATTAAATGTAGAGATATCTTACACAAGCACGATACTCAAATTTACTAATAAAGAACTAATTCGAGATACATTAAAGAgattttcatgtaaatttattatttaaaatatacgttttCTAGGTATAGCGTTCGGTGGTATGTAGCTTCATTGTACATACAGAAAATGATACTGTTCCTGTTACAAAGAAATTCGATAGTCTTTGCTCTTAAAACAGGTGGAGTGTTTGTTGCATCTATGCAGTGCTTTGCTTcggtatgaaaaaaaagatgtaaaatatatctagaaGAGtgcataataaacataaaaattagattttttttattccagcTGATAAGACTTCAGTGTCTTATTTTACAGTCATATATTCCACACAATGAcgagattaatataattttagttaaatgaaatcacgataaaagaaaaaataaatatggaaattgtaatgaagaaaaaaaatatataactcacatatttttcatatattagaaaaataataaaatttatttttttgacgtAGTTTAGATTATAGTTAGAGGCTTTCTTGTGCAGCGAATAAAAGAACGTAGTtattaaatctctctctctctctctctctctctacacttctaaataaatatttattggtaCATCCGTACaatcatttaatttgtaaagttttaataatacatatgtatgataCGTATGTgcactaaattaaaaaaaatatacatatataatttttaatataaagaatgatatattaatataaatgctataaaaaatCTTCATTGCGTTAATTGTCtaacttttgtttttaattcgAAAGCGCATTTTTACTTTGACTCGTTTTTGAGAAAATGTTTACATAAAGGTATAGTGCAGAATTGTTTTTACGCAAAAGGGAAAGGAACATTCACGCACGCGCTTTTAGGGTATCGATCGTTTAATCGTGCACACTTCATTTTTTTGAATCGCACGTGTTTGATCTCACGCTGGCACTTTGcgtaccttttttttttgtattacacatattacaataatttgctattttaaaaatgctagaaaaggaagaaaaatgaCCAAGAATAAaggaataagataaaaatttactgaAAGAATATAGAAGTAAAGAATagcaatattctttttcatgCTCTATGTAAATTGGaacatgttaaattatattatcaaagaaaaaaaccaaaagacaatttttgaaaataaaaatagttaaaggAGAAGTGAGATTTGAGATAAAAGATACAGAAGAATCaagtaataatctaaaaaagatcgttttagagaaataaaaaatcgaataacaaaaaataaaaacagatgagaagaaagagataatgaaatgtatatttgtagaaaTGGAATGTTAggaatgttaaaatattaatagaaataatagaagaacgttttaattaaataacgttttaatttaaacgttAAATCTTTAAAGTAGTACATTAGTTATTCGAAAGAATAGTAAAGACTCGAGAACAAATTTAACAGGAAAGATTGAGaattttacatagatataaGATATAGAAAATTGTGTAtgataagaaatgaaaatatctcaaaatacTTAAGACAACAAAATCAAAaggattttcaaaaaattatttctagatTTATAATAGATGTAAAAACGAGGAACTTTGTAAGAAATTTTGAACAGGAAACGAAGGGAGTGAGCGTAATGTCATCGAATTTTTCGTAGTCACATATTCtgaagtttataaaaaataatcaatcgcTTAACAATATCGTGTAATGTTAATAAGATAGTccttttattgattttcttttttgatattCTGACAATCTTGACTATTTTCTTTCAAGTAGAACAATGTTTAAACTGTAAGGAAAGctaaagtttatataacacatacttttttattttttatcatatatttcaattatttataatttatatcaaactgtatttacaactaaaaaattaaaaaattttctattatatatacaaagtaaagataaaacaatacagtacacaataaaataataataaactttgtaaaaaattattgaaagatatagaataagataaagataaataaaactattttgtatataaaaaaattaatttataacgcgttaatgtatgtatattatcttatatatttcgtgtaaaatatgtatatgttaggCTCAAAGATGCAGGTTTGACGttacatgataaaaataccTTGTTTCTTAGAtacaataatagaaaaaaatcgattgctATTCTAATACAGAATTTAATGTTATcagataattaatgatttttctatttaattactgcgcatattgttttttttatattcaatgagGAAATCTActgcaattttacaataatttacttagcttagcgaaattatatatttggcCTACGAATTTATCTCGTCCACCAGGACTCGATAAACACACTGACAAGTCTTTTTAGGTCTCTTTCGCTTCAACAATCCCTTTTTACTTATTTGTATGTTTAGCACTTAGGGTAATTCCTCCAACATCGCTTATCCGACCCTCTCAAccataatttcatatttttgccCGGTGAATCGTTGTCAGTGACGTTGTATATGTGACActgacatataatatttatattatttaatttagttttttaaatttccttataattaataattacttttattatatttttaatttaatttaatttcacattatgtatatttataaataattgcttttaatttaataatttaacagtaattttttcaaataaatgatatacattattttctgttgtatttttcttttctttaatactgctttcaaatataatattataatataaaaataatataaagtttattccgttttattattgaaaaaaatctaattaaaaaatctattcgtAACTTGATCTTTCGTCATCTTATTAATCCATTATTAAAAGTCATTCTATCTGCATGTGGTGTCGAAATGACAAAATTAACACTTTCTTAAGAAAAcctaattttctaaaaataataatttatttattaatttttcaattattatatatgataaacaaaagctttaaaaaatttgaaaaaataaattaattttataaaaatgttcataaaaattaggaaaaatcaacaaactttaaaatcatattattttattttcgctttctttaaaatgtacaagaactttgtttttctttcaaaaacatattataaatcagTCTCAAAATATacacttatataataaaagacagaaagagagagagagagagagagagagagagagagagagagagagagagagaaagaaagagacagaggaagagagagagagaaaacgaaaagacaattatatttaaattaagtaaattaatattttttattaaaataaaaaaattttaaattaaataaattttaaaaattgagagaaaCTCGAGAGAATCTCTATTAAATTTGACTTACCAACATTACACGCAGACACGTACACATATgaatatacacgtatatataattcaacgtaagacaatttatttataaatacacaatttctaatacaaatttcaaaatattgaattaataaacaaaaatactttataaataaaattaaaaaattattaaaaatgccgTACGTAATTCTGATTAATTCGGAAATAGCACAAGCTGTAAAACCGAAAGATACTGAAAAGCTCAAAACTGAATATTCTTCTCGAGGAGTTTATGTTATGGAGAGAAGTGTATGTTACGAATGCGCACAAGAAACTGAAGTGTGTGAAATTGTGGTATAAAAAAAGTGACCATTATGCGTGCGCGACTTTTGCGTAAATATTCTCAATGaatgtattttcttattttcttatggaaaaaaagacattcggttaatttcatttattatatcgatCGCATAGATAGAGACTGTATTCCGAgtaagataaagaaaatgcaCAAGATAATATCTTATGTCGCCTTGTATCATACgaaattaagtaatttgtGCTAAAATTTacaccaaaaaaaaaacagtaaatAATAGTTGATCGATCAATGGAAAAGAGGGGATAAGAGTAACTCGTCAGCTACTCCACCATTCATACACGTCTCActcctttgaaaaaaatgatcgaCATCGAGactaaattctttcatttgaACAAGATTCTTCTACTCGCTGTTGGCCTGTGGCCTTACCAACAATCAAACTTTACtcgatttcaatttatttgtcTATCTGGTATTCTAACGACAAACGTTATATTTCAGGTAAGTTTTAATAGATTCAGTAAATATTTCCATATGATTAATTACTGtgaagcaatatttttttatatttttgatatagaatttgaatatcataaattagatatacatgaaattattatgtcaactatattacaattgtatataatagtaacactTTGCTTATAGttcagttatataatatatatacatacacatacatatattatatacacatacatataatatatatacatacattaatatatatataatttttctttgagtTGCAATGGTTTCAAAATAGTCAAATTTTTAGGGTATGAAAAGCGTTcctaaaagaataaatattaaacatttaccCAGATGTAGAATTCTACATATACGTGcagtctattttttttaatgtttatattataaatgaaattataaaaaatctgtcataaatattatcaattctgagaaaagatttaataatataaaatacacattttatgtGTTTATGTTCTTTctctatgtgtgtgtgtgtgtgtgtgtgtgtgtgtgtgtgtgtgtgtgtgtgtgtgtgtgtgtgtttgtgtgtgtatacgaATAActttagagaaataaaaaaataataaacatatagtatataaataagctctcctgataaaaaaatcaaaattggaataaaCAAACCAATTAGAACCAAGATGTAGCAAATAGATGTAATGaagtattaaatatcaaagaaatgcgactttatttttattttccattttaaatggTACACTCACCTGTAAAAGTTTGATCAATGCCACTATATACATGGAAGAGGGTTAGGTGAAGCGTCAAAGAGGGAAGAGTTAGGTCTGTCTTCGTCGTACAATTGAATGCAAAAGTTTTGCTGTGCTATCAGAGCATATGTATACCTCTGTTATCTTACAAGCaaggtaaaattttaataaatttttgacgtTGTCTGTACTACTGTATACACAGTATGTAACTTGTAACGTTCTGCGCAGACACAATaacgaaagaagaaaagaaaataaatcgtCAAGTTATTACGTACTACTTTCTGCGTCCTGGCTCTAATGGACCTGtttctttttccaattttgatttaaGAGAACTTTTCAGTGTAAAtttgtaagtaaaattattatttgcagtGTACCATATTTATCTCACAAAGATGTACTCCGGACCTCTTTACCAAAGTTCTGTCTTCCGTAATTTTCTATCTTCTCTTTGTAATCAAATACAGCATGTTCTCTGTCAAAGCAGTAAGTTGGTAGCTTACAGAGTTGAAAACTTATATAGCTTAAATACAGTTAATAACTTTATGAGTTGACTCATAGTTTACTTATCTGACGGGATAAACATACTtgtcgaataaatttttacgtttttatgCTTTCCGtcttattaagtaaaaaatcaatatataaaattgctaaaACAATAGGTGAGGGATGTATTGGAAGAACtactacatgtatataataagttaaCAGATAAAACAGAAATTGCTATTGTAGACGAATATAGACGTAATAGCAAACGTTATACCATTGCACTTTCAAGTAAGACAATCTTCTTAACCCGCAAGAACTGTCAAGATTTCACTTTCAGAAAATCGAAAAACTGGAAAatgattttacaattataataatctttctgTGTAcacgtatttattattaattctctttgggattataaaaatagtagtaatatttttttagttctttccttttatatataaattaaaaacaaaattaaatttaagattattaaccaggaaaaaatatcaatatatatatatatttacatatatatatatattatatatgtgagagagagtgtgtgtgtgtgtgtgagagaaagagaagatgcATTTGTTTTATGTACGCGTGATTGGTGTGTACGTATGATTGATGCATGATTGGCAGCGAAATGCGCGACGCGCGTATGCATACATGAGAGCGCGACATAAGTCCGCGACAATtgaatagcaaaaaaaaaatattatgacacATCAGGAGAAGACATTAAGACATTAGTGTGTGTGCAGTTTTATCGCGAGGTTTCTTTTTGAGGTGATTTAATTTTCCGTTTGATTAGTGTCCCTTTTCTTTCGGGATAGtttaactatttaataaatagcaagaaaatattatcccacatatatatatatatatatatatatatatatagatatattcaatacaaataaatattatatataaaatatgtccaTATATGTTTCTTGTGTATAATCATTGTtgtatatacaagaaaaatagtaaaaaataaatgaataaaaaaataatcaaaagaaattttttttggaacAACACATGTTTTAAGAAGTcagacaatattatttaaacgttATTATACAGAATGCTGCCAGGTTACATAGCTAAACTTGAAATATGCATTTAGGattcaaaacaaaataaattttttctagaaCACTTTCTTCACAAACGTTtccttcaaaaaatattaacttctTAAGTTACAGaattatggaaataaataatgttgaaataatcttttagatttattctcttttttgttttacagtaattaatatttaattgttaaatgttTTGTTGATGGTCCCTAACCCGAAGGCATGTATCAATCGATGAGAGAACGACTGAcattcaaaacaaaaaaaaaagagacatttCGACATTATTCATTCTGTAAAACTTAAACAAAGGGTTTTTGAACATACTTCCAAAGagttttcttttgttttaaggtcttaaatacataattcaagtttggaaaattaattcaaaaacacTCTGgatctacatttttatatgcgCAATTTCGTCTCACTTAttcaaatttctaaattttttctaaaaaaaaaaatggtaaaattattcttttatttttcaattattcttattattttatttatctcttttttgtatatacgGACAGAGATTgcacaagagaaaaaaaacatatataaacatatgttataatatacatataattacaaaaataaatttatatttgattgtatataaattttttcccgGATgtctatatacataaatataagataacgtataaatcaatgtaaaacttatatagaagaaatttaaatggcaatatattttctaacacCTTTTTAGTGTATGCCGTTATCATAATGTTGATTTTTATTGTTGCATCACTTTGGTCgaatattttgaacatttttttcccGACAAACGTGTCAATATCACATCACTTGCTAATTATgacggaatatttttttgatgaagaagaatatttttatattatactactTCACTCTATTGCATCGGTGTGTATTGGAGCAACTACAGTGGTAGCGACAGGAACAATGTTTCTCTCGTACCTTCAACATGTTTGTGGAATGTTCAAAATTGCCAGGTATCAGCAGGTGAACGCAAAAATGGCCATATAGATTcggataattttcaaaaaaatcagttaaatttaatcaaaaacaattattctctatttgataaatatttgtaaataattacaacacgaacattatttatagttattgtATCCAATGTGCAATGAGCATGGAcatgttacaaaatattaatctcagaaaacaaattttgatatttaaggGTTTAATTTGTGCTGTAAATATTCATCGAGAAGCTATGAAGTTTGTATAAACTCGATAATCAAAATACGTTATATGTAgacatacatattacattaataaatttttttatttttatagattgtCCAAACACTTGCAATACAGTTGTGAAACAATGatgttttgtttaatattatttggagTAGTCTCGCTGAGCCTCAATTTATTTCGAGTAAGATTTCTAATTCATTGTTATTATACATCTACTCTCGGCCGATAACATGCATAAGATGTACAGAAatacaaatgttttattatattattacgtgACAGTATTCTTTATTAAGTACAGCTAGAGTCgcttattttaatgaaaaaaacaaaacaaaataattattattttttaactattgcaatctataaatttttggtaattatttactttttaagaaataacaaTCGACGGTTAAAACCTTTTGAACATTATGCAGGacagtgaccttgacaacatatgtcaagatcaAGGTCATTGAAGCTGCCTTTcctatagtaaataattaccaaattttttattgcaaaaaaattatttttaatatattttacaggtATTTTAAATGTGCTATGACTCTAATATACCattgtagaatttttattgcaattaatcaatatataatattaagtatattattagaactattattaaattattgaggatcaaataattttcaattttttcagataGCATCTGCAGAGGAAGTAATATTACCCTTTCTATTTACTTGTGGCACTATCTTGTATGTGTTTTTAGCCAATTATGTCTGTCAAATTGTAATGAATCACAATCATCACGTATATATTATCGCGTAAGAAACGAATCTACACTAAAAAATATGCAGTATGCACAAGGAGTCACACTTACATTAAATGTAGAAATCAATAACTCAGCTCAACAAGCATAATGTTGAAGTTAACAAATACAAAACATTTTGCAAAACACTTCAGAGATTTTATCGGAAAAATTGTCACTTGTAATTCATTTTCTAGATATAATGCTCGATGGTATGTAGCTCCATTGCATATACAACGAATGATACTGTTTCTGTTACAAAGAGAAtcgaaaacttttaatttgtgCGTCGGTGGATTGTTTATTCCatctataaagaattttactaCGGTATGAGaaaagatgtaataaaatatgtacatatattaaaatatatagcatatGTGATAAAAGTGATAACTATAATAAGCAGCATAAATAATAGTctcaaaaaaatgagataaatttCATTGCAGCTCCTGAAGACTTCGATATCTTATTTTACAGTCATATATTCTACAcggaaataagattataatagtttgaattaaataaaattaagagataaaagagacagcataataaagaaacattataattaaaaaacaaaatattgtgtttttattataattatgtgtgcgtgcgtgcgtgcgtgcgtgcgtgcgagctgaacaaaatgcaaaatttgttttatactttCTGGGCCTGTTACGTGCCTAAAAAAAATCTgcgaaaattttaaactttccaATGTGAAAACTTACAGTTTTCTctgtaaaatcattttttttatttgttaacaatttttttactgagtTGCCTTTCATCAAATAAAAAGTGAACACCTTGACTTTGATTGTTAATAACTTCGTATCGTATACCGCTATGAGCAAAAAAGATTCTTAAAGCTGACCCTTTGCTCTATTAAACGGAAtaataatcagattttttaaacaaacattTAATCATgctataaatgaataaaagtaacataaaaattctcaacttttccttttttttttttaagaaagcaATTGTGTGGattaatcacaaatttttGAACTACACGTTTTCTTACACTTTGAAGTACACTATATTTGACAAAGAATGGTCGAATAGCTATAAGATTTTTTCATGATGGTcactataattttatgagaCAAAATGTACTAGAAATTGTGAAATTGCTTAATTTCAGTAAGAAAAAATGGGAAATAAAgtcaattaatgttaaaaaattggtTTCCAGTACATTGACACTACATTGTgttttactaattgtaagtggcAGTAAGAggaacaaaaacatttttttattttttttccattaaaatttaaaaaaatttcaaaaccgCAAAAATTTCAAGGTTTAAAACtcctttcttttaaatttaagtttcgttcatttttatcaaagttACAGCTGTTTGAACtttgtctatttttaaaaaaaatgtaaatgttttctttctaattattgtgcagtatgtatatataaagcataGATAAAGCACAGCATAATACACAAGAAAGTaataaactttgtaaaaattaattaaaaaatatagaataaaactgT from the Anoplolepis gracilipes chromosome 11, ASM4749672v1, whole genome shotgun sequence genome contains:
- the LOC140671307 gene encoding uncharacterized protein, with the protein product MIDIETKFFHLNKILLLAVGLWPYQQSNFTRFQFICLSGILTTNVIFQCTIFISQRCTPDLFTKVLSSVIFYLLFVIKYSMFSVKAVRDVLEELLHVYNKLTDKTEIAIVDEYRRNSKRYTIALSMYAVIIMLIFIVASLWSNILNIFFPTNVSISHHLLIMTEYFFDEEEYFYIILLHSIASVCIGATTVVATGTMFLSYLQHVCGMFKIASYCIQCAMSMDMLQNINLRKQILIFKGLICAVNIHREAMKLSKHLQYSCETMMFCLILFGVVSLSLNLFRIASAEEVILPFLFTCGTILYVFLANYVCQIVMNHNHHVYIIAYNARWYVAPLHIQRMILFLLQRESKTFNLCVGGLFIPSIKNFTTLLKTSISYFTVIYSTRK
- the LOC140671306 gene encoding uncharacterized protein, giving the protein MNIEYFNLNKILLLLIGLWPYKQSYFTRFQFIFLSSILTTNLIVQIKDSLDQLLHIYNEIRDNNEIAIMTKCGYNGKTCYLGVCTVFFGISIVLFWPQISNVTLPTNASRLYPLLITTEYFIDQEKYYYFIMFHFYTTACIQGLVIIGTGSILVMYWEHIVGLFKIASYRIERAMNIDMLRNINQNHTLICKGLICAVNIHLQAMNLTNYFLSNFQTMMFCLVIFIVGLVSFNLFRIFQIVSSKENIVDLLYPSVCATTTILYIFIDNYLGECVTNNSDDIFTSAYSVRWYVASLYIQKMILFLLQRNSIVFALKTGGVFVASMQCFASIFFIPADKTSVSYFTVIYSTQ